Proteins encoded by one window of Lycium barbarum isolate Lr01 chromosome 11, ASM1917538v2, whole genome shotgun sequence:
- the LOC132620383 gene encoding uncharacterized protein LOC132620383 isoform X1: MRIIEIKEQIKDDTPCPQKTDNEAFSSTFEDMLNKSSLKNEVAEFNNFRPFLDIKIMGDSPRGIEIFEDHFQASTSGEDSVQIPASSKYVGSNDSLRSISRSWTRRKLKGAASTLKLFSPSKLTWMSGIDGQEKVVLTAAEVESLRSEIPALEERKAHFKTQVIMRTLRKEESVVGATSNLGAKT; this comes from the exons ATGCGCATCATTGAGATCAAAGAACAAATTAAAGATGATACACCGTGCCCCCAAAAAACAGACAATGAAGCCTTTTCCAGTACATTTGAGGACATGTTGAACAAATCTTCACTTAAAAATGAGGTAGCGGAGTTCAATAATTTTAGGCCCTTTTTAG ACATAAAAATCATGGGTGACAGTCCTCGAGGAATAGAGATATTTGAAGATCATTTTCAAGCTTCAACATCTGGTGAAGACTCCGTGCAGATCCCAGCTTCATCTAAATATGTAGGAAGTAATGATTCTTTAAG ATCCATTAGTAGATCTTGGACTAGAAGAAAATTGAAAGGTGCTGCTTCGACGTTGAAGTTGTTTAGCCCCAGCAAGCTAACTTGGATGTCTGGCATAGATGGTCAAGAAAAG GTAGTGTTAACTGCTGCAGAAGTAGAATCTCTTCGATCAGAAATCCCTGCTTTGGAAGAAAGAAAAGCTCATTTCAAAACTCA GGTAATTATGAGAACGCTTCGGAAAGAGGAATCAGTTGTTGGTGCTACATCAAATCTGGGTGCAAAGACCTAG
- the LOC132620383 gene encoding uncharacterized protein LOC132620383 isoform X2 has translation MRIIEIKEQIKDDTPCPQKTDNEAFSSTFEDMLNKSSLKNEVAEFNNFRPFLDIKIMGDSPRGIEIFEDHFQASTSGEDSVQIPASSKYVGSNDSLRSWTRRKLKGAASTLKLFSPSKLTWMSGIDGQEKVVLTAAEVESLRSEIPALEERKAHFKTQVIMRTLRKEESVVGATSNLGAKT, from the exons ATGCGCATCATTGAGATCAAAGAACAAATTAAAGATGATACACCGTGCCCCCAAAAAACAGACAATGAAGCCTTTTCCAGTACATTTGAGGACATGTTGAACAAATCTTCACTTAAAAATGAGGTAGCGGAGTTCAATAATTTTAGGCCCTTTTTAG ACATAAAAATCATGGGTGACAGTCCTCGAGGAATAGAGATATTTGAAGATCATTTTCAAGCTTCAACATCTGGTGAAGACTCCGTGCAGATCCCAGCTTCATCTAAATATGTAGGAAGTAATGATTCTTTAAG ATCTTGGACTAGAAGAAAATTGAAAGGTGCTGCTTCGACGTTGAAGTTGTTTAGCCCCAGCAAGCTAACTTGGATGTCTGGCATAGATGGTCAAGAAAAG GTAGTGTTAACTGCTGCAGAAGTAGAATCTCTTCGATCAGAAATCCCTGCTTTGGAAGAAAGAAAAGCTCATTTCAAAACTCA GGTAATTATGAGAACGCTTCGGAAAGAGGAATCAGTTGTTGGTGCTACATCAAATCTGGGTGCAAAGACCTAG
- the LOC132620383 gene encoding phosphatidylinositol:ceramide inositolphosphotransferase 2-like isoform X3 has translation MAFQQSLGTGSSNPAEAKAAMIGLKWCKEYGVPWLLQEVFNESRKVIDESNCIIQHCYREGNQMADALAKYIHGLAGRGVHYFYRSGPILQDINFYLLPWLGRDRTYISATVFTTIFLSLILPVNARTAKEAIIVTCKF, from the exons ATGGCATTCCAGCAATCTCTGGGAACTGGTAGCAGCAATCCGGCCGAGGCAAAGGCAGCTATGATAGGTCTTAAGTGGTGCAAGGAGTACGGTGTACCTTGGTTATTACAAGAAGTTTTCAATGAAAGTCGGAAGGTAATCGATGAAAGTAATTGCATCATTCAACATTGTTATAGAGAAGGAAATCAAATGGCGGACGCATTGGCAAAG TACATCCATGGACTTGCTGGTAGAGGGGTGCATTACTTTTATCGGTCTGGACCAATTCTTCAGGACATCAACTTCTATCTTCTTCCA TGGCTTGGACGAGATAGAACTTACATAAGTGCAACTGTATTCACCACTATATTTCTATCTTTGATCTTG CCTGTAAATGCAAGGACGGCTAAAGAAGCTATTATTGTGACTTGTAAGTTCTGA